CTGCTCGGCCAGGTCCCGCTCGACCCGCGGCTGCGCGAGGCGGGCGACAGCGGCACCCCGCTGGTGCTGGAGGACCCGGAGTCCCCGGCGGCGGTCGTGCTCAACGACATCGCCAAGCGCCTGTCCACCCGCGCCCGCGGCCTCGCGGGCAAGTTGCTGTCGGTCTCCCCGGCGTAGCCCGGCCGGTCAGCCGCGCTTGGTGATGGCGAGCAGGCCCGGGCCGGTCGGGAGGGTCACCGGGACCAGGTCCTCGTCGGCCTGGACCTCGCGGATCAGCTCGCGCAGGGCCTGGGCCATCGCGCTGCGGGTGTCCGGGCCCGCCAGCTGGGTCCCGGCGAACACGATCACGCCGCCCGGGCGCAGCAGGCGCAGCCCGAGCTCCAGGTACTGCGAGTGCTCGGTGGTGGCGATGTTGACCGTCACCAGGTCGTAGCCGCCCTCGGTGAGCCGGGGCATGAGGTCGATCGCGCGACCGGCGATGAGCCGGGTGCGACCGGCCGGGACGCCCGCTTCGCGCAGCGTCTCGCGGGCCTCGCGGTGCACCGACGCGTCCGGGTCGATCGAGGTCACGACACCGTCGGGCACCATGCCCCGGAGCAGCCACAGGGCTGTTTCCCCCGATCCGGTGCCGACCTCCACGACGGCTTTCGCCCGCAGCGCCGCGGCCAGGAAGCGCAGCACGTGCAGCGGCGACGCCCCGACCGACGTGCCCTGCGGGCCGTCGGGCATGCGCAGCGGTGTCTGCTCGGGGCCCGCAGGCCCGGCACCGACCGGCGTCTCGGGAATCACAACGCGAAAGGTTATCGATGTTGTGCGCTTCCGTGACCCGCGCCGTCGACATCGTTAGTGGGCCGTTTCCGGACCGCGCCCGGGGCGGAGTGCTCCGGACGGAGTTCTCAGGCTGCTCTCAGGCGCCTATCACGTCCACCTCACCAGGGCAGACGAGAGTAGTAGCGTCAGGACTCGCACCCCTCGGCGTCTCACCGGCGGGGAACCGGGAACAACGCACCCGGTTCGTTCGTTCTGGTGGATGCACAGCACAGGAGGTGGCTTTTCGCCCGATGGCACATCAGCCGATGAGTGTGGCCCCCGTTGTCCACCCGAGCACCGGTACCCAGCCGGGCACGGTCTCGCCCGCCGACGAGGTCGCCTGGACCCCACCGTCCTGGGACGAGGTCGTGCGGCAACACGCCGACCGGGTGTACCGACTGGCCTATCGCCTCACCGGTAACCAGCACGACGCCGAGGACCTCACCCAAGAGACCTTCATCCGGGTGTTCCGCTCGCTGGCGTCCTACAAGCCCGGGACGTTCGAGGGCTGGCTGCACCGGATCACCACGAACCTCTTCCTCGACATGGCCCGCCGCAGGTCGCGCCTGCGGATGGAGGGCCTGCCCGAGGACACCGACCGGCTGCCCGGCGGCGGACCGAGCCCGGAGCAGGTGTTCTCCGACACCCACCTCGACCCCGACCTGCAGGCGGCACTGGACGCCCTGCCCCCGGAGTTCCGGGCCGCAGTGGTCCTCTGCGACGTCGAAGGCCTCTCCTACGAGGAGATCGGGACGACCTTGGGTGTGAAGCTCG
This region of Saccharopolyspora hordei genomic DNA includes:
- the sigE gene encoding RNA polymerase sigma factor SigE, with translation MSVAPVVHPSTGTQPGTVSPADEVAWTPPSWDEVVRQHADRVYRLAYRLTGNQHDAEDLTQETFIRVFRSLASYKPGTFEGWLHRITTNLFLDMARRRSRLRMEGLPEDTDRLPGGGPSPEQVFSDTHLDPDLQAALDALPPEFRAAVVLCDVEGLSYEEIGTTLGVKLGMVRSRIHRGRQMLKAALESRREQAREV
- a CDS encoding class I SAM-dependent methyltransferase — protein: MIPETPVGAGPAGPEQTPLRMPDGPQGTSVGASPLHVLRFLAAALRAKAVVEVGTGSGETALWLLRGMVPDGVVTSIDPDASVHREARETLREAGVPAGRTRLIAGRAIDLMPRLTEGGYDLVTVNIATTEHSQYLELGLRLLRPGGVIVFAGTQLAGPDTRSAMAQALRELIREVQADEDLVPVTLPTGPGLLAITKRG